One window from the genome of Pantoea cypripedii encodes:
- a CDS encoding carboxypeptidase M32 yields MSSAYQELSRTFLRLSRFGHLGAIAGVDMQTTMPAGGSRARGEAMAELSVFMHELLTDKRLGGVFDAAQQESLNDVEQANLTEMRRAWQQATLLPASLVEAKSLAGSRCEHAWRQQRPANDWQGFAANLKDVVKLSREEAQLRADALGVSRYDALLDVFEPGMTSAQLDQTFGDLKSWLPELLQKVVAKQQQHPVTPPVGPFAIESQKQLGLSLMGILGFDFNHGRLDVSAHPFCGGVPEDVRITTRYNENEFLSAMMGVIHETGHARYEQNLPQQWRGQPVAHARSTAMHESQSLFMEMQLGRSREFLQRIQPQVIALMGDQPALASDNFIRLTQRVKPGLIRVDADELSYPAHVILRYEIERALIEGEIEVDDIPALWDEKMQNALGIDTRGNYRDGCMQDIHWTDGAFGYFPTYTLGAMYAAQLFQAVKRAIPQVSELILQGDLQPVFDWLQQNIWQHGSRFPTGQLLLNATGETLNPHYFRQHLEQRYLAD; encoded by the coding sequence GTGTCCTCAGCTTATCAGGAACTTAGCCGCACTTTTCTGCGTCTGTCTCGCTTTGGCCATTTAGGTGCCATCGCCGGTGTGGATATGCAAACCACCATGCCCGCCGGTGGTAGCCGCGCGCGTGGCGAGGCCATGGCCGAGTTGAGCGTATTTATGCACGAACTGCTGACCGACAAACGTCTCGGTGGCGTGTTTGACGCCGCACAGCAGGAATCCCTCAACGATGTTGAGCAGGCCAACCTGACGGAAATGCGCCGCGCCTGGCAACAGGCGACTCTGCTTCCGGCCTCGCTGGTTGAAGCCAAATCGCTGGCGGGTTCCCGCTGTGAACACGCCTGGCGTCAGCAGCGTCCGGCGAATGACTGGCAGGGGTTCGCCGCCAACCTGAAAGACGTGGTGAAACTCAGTCGCGAAGAAGCGCAGCTGCGCGCAGACGCACTGGGTGTCTCCCGCTACGACGCGCTGCTTGACGTATTCGAACCGGGTATGACCAGTGCCCAGCTTGACCAGACCTTTGGTGATTTAAAAAGCTGGCTGCCGGAACTGCTGCAAAAAGTGGTGGCAAAGCAACAGCAGCATCCCGTCACCCCGCCCGTCGGTCCGTTTGCTATCGAATCGCAGAAACAACTGGGGTTGAGCCTGATGGGCATCCTCGGTTTCGATTTCAATCATGGCCGTCTCGACGTCAGCGCTCACCCTTTTTGCGGCGGTGTGCCGGAAGATGTGCGCATCACCACCCGTTACAATGAGAATGAATTCCTCAGCGCGATGATGGGGGTGATCCACGAAACAGGTCACGCCCGTTACGAACAGAATCTGCCCCAGCAGTGGCGCGGTCAGCCGGTGGCGCATGCCCGTTCCACTGCCATGCACGAATCGCAAAGCCTGTTTATGGAGATGCAGCTGGGACGCAGCCGCGAGTTTCTGCAACGTATCCAGCCCCAGGTGATTGCGCTGATGGGCGATCAACCCGCCCTTGCCAGTGACAACTTTATTCGTCTGACACAACGAGTGAAGCCGGGTCTGATCCGTGTCGATGCCGACGAACTCAGCTATCCGGCACACGTCATTTTACGTTACGAGATTGAGCGTGCCTTGATTGAGGGCGAGATTGAAGTCGATGACATTCCGGCGCTGTGGGATGAAAAGATGCAGAATGCACTCGGTATTGATACACGCGGTAATTATCGTGATGGCTGTATGCAGGATATCCACTGGACGGACGGTGCTTTTGGTTACTTCCCGACATACACACTCGGGGCGATGTATGCTGCACAACTGTTCCAGGCGGTGAAGCGCGCCATCCCTCAGGTGAGCGAGCTGATTCTCCAGGGTGACCTGCAACCGGTGTTTGACTGGCTACAACAGAATATCTGGCAGCACGGCAGCCGTTTCCCAACCGGGCAATTGCTGCTCAACGCCACCGGAGAAACCTTAAATCCGCACTATTTTCGCCAGCACCTTGAACAACGCTATCTGGCTGATTAA
- a CDS encoding basic amino acid/polyamine antiporter encodes MDKKLGLSALTALVLSSMLGAGVFSLPQNMAAVAGPAALLIGWLITGVGILFLSLAMLLLTRLKPELEGGIFTYARAGFGELMGFCSAWGYWLCAVIANVSYLVIVFSALSFFTDTPDHVVFGDGNTWQAMLGASVLLWLVHALVLRGVQTAASINLLATLGKLVPLLLFVVLAVMAFNYDRFRFDFSGIALGKPLWEQVKQTMLITLWVFIGVEGAVVVSARARHKKDVGRATMLAVLAALLVYLLVTLLSLGVVPRAELAQMRNPSMAGLMQHLIGHWGDAIIAIGLIISVCGAYLSWTIMAAEVPFLAAQLGAFPRSIARQNRHNSPAASLWLTNGSVQVCLILIAVTGADYNTLLTIASEMILVPYLLVGLYLVKVVRGQQKPLAMLTGIGASLYGIWLLYASGPLHLLLSVVLYAPGVLLFLYARRGGRASQTLSQLERIAIAFLIAASVPAVWQLAN; translated from the coding sequence TTGGATAAAAAATTAGGTCTTAGTGCACTCACCGCGCTGGTGCTCAGTTCAATGCTGGGTGCGGGTGTTTTTAGCTTGCCGCAAAATATGGCCGCCGTTGCCGGTCCGGCGGCGTTGCTGATTGGCTGGTTAATTACCGGGGTGGGAATTCTGTTTCTCTCTCTGGCGATGCTATTGCTGACACGCCTCAAACCCGAGCTGGAGGGTGGCATCTTTACCTATGCCCGCGCCGGATTTGGCGAGTTGATGGGGTTCTGTTCGGCGTGGGGATACTGGCTCTGCGCGGTTATCGCCAACGTTTCCTATCTGGTGATTGTGTTTTCTGCGCTGAGTTTCTTTACCGATACGCCAGACCACGTGGTATTCGGTGATGGAAATACCTGGCAGGCGATGCTCGGTGCCTCGGTGCTGCTGTGGCTGGTCCATGCGCTGGTGCTGCGCGGCGTGCAAACCGCAGCCAGCATCAACCTGTTGGCCACGCTCGGCAAACTGGTCCCGCTGCTGTTGTTTGTGGTGCTGGCGGTGATGGCGTTTAACTATGATCGCTTCCGCTTTGATTTCAGCGGTATTGCACTCGGTAAACCACTGTGGGAACAGGTTAAGCAGACCATGCTGATCACCCTTTGGGTGTTTATCGGTGTTGAAGGCGCGGTCGTGGTCTCTGCCCGTGCGCGTCATAAGAAGGATGTCGGTCGCGCGACAATGCTGGCGGTGCTGGCCGCGCTGCTGGTTTATCTGCTGGTGACGCTGCTGTCGCTGGGTGTCGTGCCGCGTGCGGAGCTGGCGCAAATGCGTAATCCCTCCATGGCCGGATTGATGCAGCATCTGATCGGCCACTGGGGAGATGCCATCATCGCTATCGGCTTAATCATTTCGGTATGCGGTGCCTATCTGAGCTGGACCATTATGGCCGCTGAAGTCCCGTTCCTTGCTGCGCAATTGGGGGCGTTTCCGCGTAGCATTGCCCGGCAAAACCGCCATAACTCCCCTGCGGCCTCACTATGGCTCACCAATGGCAGCGTGCAGGTGTGTCTGATTCTGATTGCCGTCACCGGCGCGGACTACAACACCCTGCTCACCATCGCCTCCGAGATGATTCTCGTGCCTTATCTGCTGGTCGGCCTCTATCTGGTCAAAGTAGTTCGCGGGCAACAAAAGCCCCTGGCGATGCTGACGGGCATCGGTGCCAGCCTGTATGGCATCTGGTTGTTGTATGCCTCTGGTCCGCTCCACCTGCTGCTGTCCGTGGTGCTTTACGCGCCAGGCGTGTTGCTGTTTCTGTACGCACGTCGCGGTGGCCGTGCCAGCCAAACGCTGTCACAGCTGGAACGTATCGCTATCGCATTTTTAATCGCCGCGTCAGTGCCTGCCGTATGGCAGCTGGCAAATTAA
- the rstB gene encoding two-component system sensor histidine kinase RstB: MRKLFIQFYLLLFVCFLVMTLLVGLVYKFTAERAGRQSMNDLMASSLFLMRSELREIPPRDWNKTIRSLDLDLSFNLHIEPMSKYELDEPDMKRLRAGEIVALDDQYTFLQHIPRSHYVLSVGPIPYLFYLHQMRLLDIALLAFIGMSLALPVFIWMRPHWKEMLRLEKAAQRFGRGELDVRTHFDSTSSLFRLGVAFNQMADNINTLVASKKQLIDGIAHELRTPLVRLRYRLEMSENLSEHESAALNRDIGQLESLIEELLTYARLDRPRVDLTLKSFDLAEWLRLHIEDVQAVNPQAQIDLDIPQRENVGVADTRLMERVLDNLVNNALRYAQQRLRVSLWFDGSVGCLQVEDDGPGIPQEERERVFEPFVRLDPSRDRATGGCGLGLAIVHSIALALQGNVTIESSPLGGASVRFCWPVDLPLREIPSRLT; this comes from the coding sequence ATGAGAAAGCTCTTTATCCAGTTCTATTTATTACTTTTCGTCTGCTTTCTGGTGATGACCCTGCTGGTAGGACTGGTGTACAAATTCACCGCCGAACGCGCCGGACGCCAGTCGATGAACGATTTGATGGCCAGTTCGTTGTTTTTGATGCGCAGCGAATTGCGCGAGATCCCGCCGCGTGACTGGAACAAAACCATCCGCAGTCTCGATCTCGATTTATCCTTCAATCTGCACATCGAGCCGATGAGTAAATATGAACTGGATGAGCCGGATATGAAGCGGTTGCGCGCGGGTGAAATTGTCGCGCTTGATGATCAATATACCTTCCTGCAACACATTCCGCGCAGCCATTACGTCTTGTCCGTCGGACCGATTCCCTACCTGTTTTATCTGCATCAGATGCGGCTGCTGGATATCGCGCTGCTGGCTTTTATCGGCATGTCGCTGGCGTTGCCGGTGTTTATCTGGATGCGCCCCCACTGGAAAGAGATGCTGCGGCTGGAAAAAGCGGCGCAGCGCTTTGGCCGGGGTGAACTGGATGTGCGTACCCATTTTGACAGCACCTCCAGCCTGTTCCGTCTCGGCGTTGCCTTCAACCAGATGGCGGATAACATCAACACGCTGGTCGCCAGTAAGAAACAATTGATCGACGGTATCGCCCATGAGTTACGTACCCCGCTGGTGCGTCTGCGCTACCGACTGGAAATGAGTGAAAACCTGAGCGAACACGAATCTGCGGCGCTTAATCGGGATATCGGCCAGCTGGAAAGCTTAATCGAGGAGCTGCTGACCTATGCCCGCCTCGACCGTCCGCGCGTCGATCTGACGCTCAAATCTTTTGATCTCGCCGAATGGCTGCGCCTGCATATTGAAGATGTGCAGGCGGTCAATCCGCAGGCGCAGATCGATCTTGACATCCCGCAGCGTGAAAACGTGGGTGTCGCCGATACCCGTTTGATGGAGCGCGTGCTGGATAACCTGGTCAACAACGCGCTGCGCTACGCCCAACAACGGTTGCGCGTCAGCCTGTGGTTTGACGGTAGTGTCGGTTGTTTACAGGTGGAGGATGACGGTCCAGGCATTCCACAAGAAGAACGCGAACGCGTTTTTGAACCCTTTGTTCGCCTTGATCCGAGCCGTGATCGCGCCACCGGCGGCTGTGGTCTCGGCCTGGCGATTGTGCATTCCATCGCCCTTGCGTTGCAGGGTAACGTTACCATTGAGAGCAGCCCGCTGGGCGGTGCCAGCGTTCGCTTTTGCTGGCCGGTTGATCTACCCTTGCGGGAAATCCCATCGCGCTTAACTTAA
- the rstA gene encoding two-component system response regulator RstA — protein MNKIVYVEDEPEVGELIAAYLGRHDIDVIVETRGDRAEATIAAADPDLVMLDIMLPGKDGMTLCRDLRASWQGPIVLLTSLDSDMNHILALEMGANDYILKTTPPAVLLARLRLHLRQAHIGQPEFTPAVQSSQKVLRFGSLTIDALNRQVTLFEENITLSTADFDLLWELANHAGQILNRDALLQTLRGVSYDGMDRSIDVAISRLRKKLYDSATEPFRIKTIRNKGYLFAPQAWDTRSA, from the coding sequence ATGAACAAGATTGTATATGTGGAAGATGAACCGGAAGTCGGTGAACTGATTGCCGCCTACCTCGGACGTCATGACATTGACGTGATTGTGGAAACGCGCGGCGACCGCGCAGAAGCCACCATTGCCGCCGCCGATCCCGATTTAGTGATGCTGGATATCATGCTACCTGGCAAAGACGGCATGACCTTATGTCGCGATTTGCGTGCCAGTTGGCAAGGCCCGATTGTGTTGCTGACATCGCTCGACAGCGACATGAACCACATTCTGGCGCTGGAGATGGGGGCTAACGATTACATCCTGAAAACCACCCCACCCGCTGTGCTACTGGCACGCCTGCGTCTCCATTTACGCCAGGCGCATATCGGCCAGCCTGAATTCACCCCGGCGGTACAAAGTTCGCAGAAGGTACTGCGCTTTGGCTCGCTGACTATCGATGCACTGAATCGGCAGGTCACGCTGTTTGAGGAAAACATCACCCTTTCTACCGCTGACTTTGATCTGTTGTGGGAACTGGCCAATCACGCCGGGCAGATCCTCAATCGTGATGCGTTGTTACAAACCCTGCGCGGCGTTAGCTATGACGGGATGGATCGCAGCATTGATGTGGCAATTTCTCGCCTGCGCAAGAAACTGTATGACAGCGCCACCGAGCCATTCCGCATCAAAACCATCCGTAACAAAGGCTACCTGTTCGCGCCGCAGGCCTGGGATACCCGTTCCGCATGA
- the asr gene encoding acid resistance repetitive basic protein Asr has protein sequence MKKLFALVIAAAMGLSSVAFAAETTATPAPAAAATTTAAPVKHKATTHKHKKAAAQKAQAAKKHKKVAKKKAAPAAQKAQAAKKHHKKATKPAAQKAQAAKKHHKKATKPAAQKAQAAKKHHKKVTKPAAQKAQAAKKHHKKATKKAAK, from the coding sequence ATGAAAAAATTATTTGCGCTGGTGATCGCCGCTGCTATGGGTCTGTCTTCTGTAGCTTTCGCAGCTGAAACCACTGCTACCCCGGCTCCGGCTGCTGCTGCAACCACTACCGCTGCACCGGTTAAACATAAAGCGACTACGCATAAACACAAGAAAGCCGCTGCTCAGAAAGCTCAGGCTGCCAAGAAACACAAAAAAGTAGCGAAGAAAAAAGCAGCGCCGGCCGCACAGAAAGCCCAGGCAGCTAAAAAACACCACAAAAAAGCAACCAAACCGGCTGCACAGAAAGCCCAGGCAGCTAAAAAACACCACAAAAAAGCAACCAAACCGGCTGCACAGAAAGCCCAGGCTGCTAAAAAACACCACAAAAAAGTAACTAAACCTGCTGCACAGAAAGCTCAGGCTGCTAAAAAGCACCACAAAAAAGCGACCAAAAAAGCCGCTAAATAA